One Kitasatospora sp. MAP12-44 DNA segment encodes these proteins:
- a CDS encoding nitrate- and nitrite sensing domain-containing protein gives MPSVALAALWAVTTGQTMVAFHRQAAQGLLAQKAGQPSNIVYYNLQEERRLSAEQLAQPGSVTDALTNQRRLTDDAVRTFLSLSAVDSSGAPTEIRDAVTAARQAMAELPQRRAAVDQGIADQQTTFTYYTDLITVDLQLFTALSHVDNGQVTYISRALVQSFWAKEMIAREDALLARGWPSGKLSTADFQQVQQSINAQSLLFTVDVAPYLTPSESATWKQLTTGAAWQAKAAVEQELLRPTAADADGNVPLPPDEAQWRQAIDLTTPQLVALMQSRTDDVVTTGKDSVLSLLLTVVLTSFVGLIAVIAVIITSWRLVRSMRRRIRDLQQQAEELERTLPEVVERLGRGEQVDVEAESRPIVADRDGRGGDELGRLGSALNLARTSALQTAVRQAEQHRGFERLLQRIARRTQLLIGLQLKKLDELERRHEDPEVLQGLFDLDHLTARLRRYEENLVILAGGQPQRRWRKPVPLLDVLRAAQGEVQDYKRIMLDVEGSPWISERAVGPVVHVLAELMENAAAFSKPPLPVEVRAALVGRGLAIEIEDRGIGMEPEQYERANELIRRPPRMDVLEQADDVRLGLYVVARLAEGLGLRVEFRPSAFGGTRAVVLIPAELVTDGERVEPAPEQQPVEPLALPARTRGRALSAAVVTAVITDVAPPASQLASETALEPALEPTAVRPELTAAPQPRPARTEDHGHPAEDPEQPLPQRVRQASLVAELRTPQPPAAPAAPTGRQDGAPTRSGAAIGAFQRQSRAARTPADSSGEPTPTPHAPTTEDRS, from the coding sequence GTGCCCAGCGTCGCGCTCGCCGCGCTCTGGGCCGTCACCACCGGACAGACCATGGTCGCCTTCCACCGGCAGGCGGCCCAGGGCCTGCTCGCCCAGAAGGCGGGCCAGCCCTCCAACATCGTGTACTACAACCTGCAGGAGGAGCGCCGGCTCAGCGCCGAGCAGCTCGCCCAACCAGGCAGCGTCACCGACGCGTTGACCAACCAGCGCCGGCTGACCGACGACGCGGTGCGCACCTTCCTGTCGCTCTCCGCCGTGGACTCCTCCGGCGCGCCCACCGAGATCCGCGACGCGGTCACCGCGGCCCGCCAGGCGATGGCCGAACTCCCGCAGCGCCGCGCCGCGGTCGACCAGGGCATCGCCGACCAGCAGACCACCTTCACCTACTACACCGACCTGATCACCGTCGACCTGCAGCTCTTCACCGCGCTCAGCCACGTCGACAACGGCCAGGTCACCTATATCTCGCGCGCGCTGGTCCAGAGCTTCTGGGCCAAGGAGATGATCGCCCGTGAGGACGCCCTGCTGGCCCGCGGCTGGCCCTCCGGCAAGCTCAGCACCGCCGACTTCCAGCAGGTCCAGCAGTCCATCAACGCGCAGTCGCTGCTCTTCACCGTCGATGTCGCGCCGTATCTGACGCCCAGCGAGTCGGCCACCTGGAAGCAGCTCACCACCGGCGCCGCCTGGCAGGCCAAGGCGGCCGTCGAGCAGGAGCTGCTGCGCCCGACCGCGGCCGACGCCGACGGCAATGTGCCGCTGCCGCCCGACGAGGCCCAGTGGCGCCAGGCGATCGACCTGACCACCCCGCAGCTGGTCGCCCTGATGCAGAGCCGCACCGACGACGTGGTCACCACCGGCAAGGACAGCGTGCTCTCGCTGCTCCTCACCGTCGTGCTGACCAGCTTCGTCGGCCTGATCGCGGTCATCGCGGTGATCATCACCAGCTGGCGGCTGGTCCGCTCGATGCGCCGGCGGATCCGCGACCTGCAGCAGCAGGCCGAGGAGTTGGAGCGCACCCTGCCCGAGGTCGTGGAGCGCCTGGGGCGCGGCGAGCAGGTCGACGTGGAGGCCGAGAGCCGGCCGATCGTCGCCGACCGCGACGGGCGCGGCGGCGACGAGCTCGGCCGGCTGGGCAGCGCGCTCAACCTGGCCCGCACCAGCGCGCTGCAGACCGCCGTCCGGCAGGCCGAGCAGCACCGCGGCTTCGAGCGGCTGCTGCAGCGCATCGCCCGCCGCACCCAGCTGCTGATCGGCCTCCAGCTCAAGAAGCTCGACGAGTTGGAGCGCCGGCACGAGGACCCCGAGGTGCTGCAGGGCCTCTTCGACCTCGACCATCTGACGGCCCGGCTGCGCCGCTACGAGGAGAACCTGGTGATCCTGGCCGGCGGCCAGCCGCAGCGCCGCTGGCGCAAGCCCGTACCGCTGCTGGACGTGCTGCGCGCGGCGCAGGGCGAGGTGCAGGACTACAAGCGGATCATGCTCGACGTCGAGGGCAGCCCGTGGATCTCCGAGCGGGCCGTGGGCCCGGTGGTGCACGTGCTCGCCGAGCTGATGGAGAACGCGGCCGCCTTCTCCAAGCCGCCGCTGCCGGTGGAGGTCCGGGCCGCCCTGGTCGGGCGCGGCCTGGCGATCGAGATCGAGGACCGCGGCATCGGCATGGAGCCCGAGCAGTACGAGCGCGCCAACGAGCTGATCCGCCGGCCGCCCCGGATGGACGTGCTGGAGCAGGCCGACGACGTCCGGCTCGGCCTCTACGTGGTCGCCCGGCTGGCGGAGGGCCTGGGCCTGCGGGTGGAGTTCCGCCCCTCGGCCTTCGGCGGCACCCGGGCGGTCGTGCTGATCCCGGCCGAGCTGGTCACCGACGGCGAGCGCGTCGAACCGGCCCCCGAGCAGCAGCCGGTCGAGCCGCTCGCGCTGCCGGCCCGTACGCGTGGGCGCGCGCTGTCCGCCGCCGTGGTCACTGCGGTGATCACGGACGTGGCTCCGCCGGCCTCGCAGCTCGCCTCGGAGACCGCCTTGGAGCCCGCTTTGGAGCCCACCGCCGTGCGGCCCGAGCTGACGGCCGCCCCGCAGCCCCGGCCTGCCCGCACCGAGGACCACGGCCACCCCGCCGAGGACCCCGAGCAGCCGCTGCCGCAGCGCGTGCGCCAGGCCAGCCTGGTCGCCGAGCTGCGCACCCCGCAGCCGCCGGCCGCCCCCGCCGCCCCGACCGGGCGTCAGGACGGCGCCCCCACCCGCTCCGGCGCGGCGATCGGCGCCTTCCAGCGCCAGTCCCGGGCCGCCCGCACCCCCGCTGACAGCTCCGGCGAGCCGACTCCCACCCCCCACGCCCCTACGACGGAAGACCGGTCATGA
- a CDS encoding serine hydrolase domain-containing protein — protein sequence MVEIWGETAEGYEPVREAFARNFRDYGELGAAFALYVRGRKVVDVWGGDARPEVGGRPAPAVAWTADTAQLLRSVTKGLTAASALLLAQRGQLDLDAPVAAYWPEFKAAGKERVPVRWLLSHRAGLPALDVPLRVEDVLAWEPAVAAVAAQAPAWEPGSAHGYHPYTFGWLVGEVVRRVSGRTVGRYFAEEIARPLGLDLWIGLPAEAAPRVGKLVDLPMPPAAVQAGPSGLRLRPKQSVVDAYQNPATLTARAFAVVRPTLDLNDPAAQAAEIPGANGIGTARSVARFYAALIGAADRHGRPGEVLPALFDGPTLAEAGGPASDGPDRVLIVNSRFGHGFFRHGPTSPMSSPAAFGHPGRGGSLGFADPSLGIGFGYVTNGMQPGVTGDIRSRSLIAAVRGCLPPS from the coding sequence GTGGTGGAGATCTGGGGCGAGACGGCCGAGGGGTACGAGCCCGTTCGGGAGGCGTTCGCCCGCAACTTCCGCGACTACGGTGAGCTCGGCGCCGCCTTCGCCCTGTATGTGCGCGGGCGCAAGGTGGTTGACGTATGGGGCGGCGACGCGCGTCCCGAGGTGGGCGGGCGCCCGGCTCCGGCGGTCGCCTGGACGGCCGACACCGCGCAGCTGCTGCGCTCGGTCACCAAGGGGCTGACGGCGGCCAGTGCCCTGCTGCTGGCCCAGCGCGGGCAACTCGACCTGGACGCGCCGGTGGCCGCGTACTGGCCGGAGTTCAAGGCGGCCGGCAAGGAGCGGGTGCCGGTGCGCTGGCTGCTCTCGCACCGGGCCGGGCTGCCCGCGCTGGACGTCCCGCTGCGGGTGGAGGACGTGCTGGCCTGGGAGCCGGCCGTCGCGGCGGTGGCGGCGCAGGCGCCGGCCTGGGAGCCGGGCAGCGCGCACGGCTACCACCCTTACACCTTCGGCTGGTTGGTCGGCGAGGTGGTCCGCCGGGTGAGCGGACGCACCGTCGGCCGGTACTTCGCGGAGGAGATCGCCCGGCCGCTCGGCCTGGATCTGTGGATCGGGCTGCCGGCCGAGGCCGCGCCGCGGGTCGGGAAGCTGGTGGACCTGCCGATGCCGCCGGCCGCCGTCCAGGCCGGTCCGAGCGGGCTGCGGCTGCGGCCCAAGCAGTCGGTGGTCGACGCCTACCAGAACCCGGCCACGCTCACCGCGCGCGCCTTCGCCGTCGTGCGCCCGACCCTGGACCTGAACGACCCGGCGGCCCAGGCGGCCGAGATCCCGGGCGCGAACGGCATCGGCACGGCCCGTTCGGTGGCCCGCTTCTACGCCGCGCTGATCGGCGCCGCCGACCGGCACGGGCGCCCCGGCGAGGTGCTGCCGGCGCTCTTCGACGGGCCGACGCTGGCCGAGGCGGGCGGGCCGGCCTCGGACGGGCCGGACCGCGTGCTGATCGTCAACTCCCGGTTCGGGCACGGTTTCTTCCGGCACGGGCCGACCTCGCCGATGTCCTCGCCGGCCGCCTTCGGCCACCCGGGGCGGGGTGGCTCGCTGGGCTTCGCGGACCCGTCGCTCGGCATCGGCTTCGGCTATGTGACCAACGGGATGCAGCCGGGGGTGACCGGCGACATCCGCTCGCGCAGCCTGATCGCGGCGGTCCGGGGCTGCCTGCCGCCGAGCTGA
- a CDS encoding DUF779 domain-containing protein, producing MTPPTPVSQVAVTEAAAELLRELTAEHGPLMFHQSGGCCDGSAPMCYPAGEFLTSDSDVLVGELAVRGLAPVQVWMGRDQFAYWSHTHLTIDVVPGRGSGFSVESPTGKRFLTRSRLLTDEEAAALGPR from the coding sequence ATGACGCCGCCGACGCCGGTCTCCCAGGTGGCGGTGACCGAGGCCGCCGCCGAGCTGCTGCGGGAGCTGACCGCCGAGCACGGCCCGCTGATGTTCCACCAGTCCGGCGGCTGCTGCGACGGGTCGGCGCCGATGTGCTACCCCGCCGGGGAGTTCCTGACCTCGGACAGCGACGTGCTGGTGGGTGAGCTGGCGGTGCGGGGACTGGCGCCGGTCCAGGTCTGGATGGGGCGCGACCAGTTCGCCTACTGGTCGCACACCCACCTGACCATCGACGTGGTGCCGGGGCGGGGCAGCGGCTTCTCGGTGGAGTCGCCGACCGGCAAGCGCTTCCTGACCCGCTCACGGCTGCTGACCGACGAGGAGGCGGCCGCGCTCGGCCCGCGCTGA
- a CDS encoding roadblock/LC7 domain-containing protein: MTRTIATHQDLDWLLDGLVDSVVGTRHAVLLSDDGLVVSHSRDIERADAERLAAVATGQQSLARGVGQLFDGGQVHQVIVELADLWLFVTAAGQGTHLAVIASQDVDAEVMSVAMHTLVQQVGQKLGTAIRGGL, from the coding sequence ATGACGCGCACCATCGCCACTCACCAGGATCTGGACTGGCTGCTGGACGGACTCGTCGATTCGGTGGTCGGCACCCGCCACGCGGTCCTGCTCTCCGACGACGGCCTGGTGGTCAGCCACTCCCGCGACATCGAGCGCGCCGATGCCGAGCGGCTCGCCGCGGTGGCCACCGGCCAGCAGAGCCTGGCGCGCGGTGTCGGCCAGCTCTTCGACGGCGGCCAGGTGCACCAGGTGATCGTCGAACTGGCCGACCTCTGGCTCTTCGTCACCGCGGCCGGCCAGGGCACCCACCTGGCGGTGATCGCCTCCCAGGACGTCGACGCCGAGGTGATGTCGGTGGCCATGCACACCCTGGTCCAGCAGGTCGGGCAGAAGCTCGGCACCGCGATCCGGGGCGGCCTGTAG
- a CDS encoding NUDIX domain-containing protein encodes MSDPSDELLNIVDQQDEVIGTATRGEVYRQGLTHRCVMVLVRNAEGRIFVHRRSPDKLFAPGAYDVFVGGVVGAGETYTEAAIREAEEELGVTGVRLEPLFKFLFEQGSYSWFCDVHQARWTGPVSPQVSEIDWYDWLTDDEVAERLHVWDVVPDGREAYRRYLERPAGSSWDYAPPPSS; translated from the coding sequence ATGAGCGATCCTTCGGATGAACTGCTGAACATCGTCGACCAGCAGGACGAGGTCATCGGCACGGCCACCCGCGGTGAGGTCTACCGCCAAGGGCTGACCCATCGCTGCGTGATGGTGCTGGTCCGAAACGCCGAGGGCCGGATTTTCGTCCACCGGCGGTCGCCCGACAAGCTCTTCGCGCCGGGGGCGTACGACGTCTTCGTCGGGGGCGTGGTGGGCGCCGGTGAGACCTACACGGAGGCGGCGATCCGGGAGGCCGAGGAGGAACTCGGGGTCACCGGCGTACGCCTGGAGCCCCTTTTCAAGTTCCTCTTCGAACAGGGGTCCTATTCCTGGTTCTGCGATGTCCACCAGGCCCGCTGGACCGGCCCGGTCTCGCCGCAGGTCTCGGAGATCGACTGGTACGACTGGCTCACCGACGACGAGGTCGCCGAGCGCCTGCACGTCTGGGACGTCGTCCCCGACGGACGCGAGGCCTACCGCCGCTACCTCGAGCGCCCGGCGGGCTCGTCCTGGGACTACGCGCCCCCGCCCTCCTCGTAG
- a CDS encoding aldose epimerase family protein — protein MALTSQQGAGPAAPVEVSHAPLESGGAGAAIERWTLRAGAVEVTVLSLGATLHTVRTPDRHGEVAQVLLASEALGQILGPARHFGATVGRYANRIADSRITLDGIEYRLAPTGNGVTLHGGPDGFANRMWATAPAADGDRAGVRLRLHSADGDQGFPGALDVEVDYLLAPSGELSIEYRAVTTRPTVVNLTNHAYFNLAGEGSGDVLGHLLTLDADAYTPVDERQIPYGPYEPVAGTPFDFTTATPIGKGISDGHPQLAGPGGYDHNWVLRPRSADGRPTRAALLEDPVSGRVLEVLTTEPGLQVYTANTFQGAVTGDSGVPYGPFAGVALETQHHPDSPHNPAYPSTLLRPAEEFRSVTVLRFSRRFPTGNAV, from the coding sequence ATGGCCCTGACGTCCCAGCAAGGAGCAGGCCCGGCAGCGCCCGTGGAGGTCTCGCACGCCCCGCTGGAGTCCGGCGGAGCGGGCGCCGCCATCGAGCGCTGGACGCTGCGGGCCGGGGCCGTCGAGGTCACCGTCCTCAGCCTCGGCGCCACCCTGCACACCGTCCGGACCCCGGACCGGCACGGGGAGGTGGCCCAGGTGCTGCTGGCCTCCGAGGCGCTGGGCCAGATCCTCGGCCCGGCCCGGCACTTCGGTGCCACCGTCGGTCGCTACGCCAACCGGATCGCCGACAGCCGGATCACCCTGGACGGCATCGAGTACCGGCTCGCCCCGACCGGCAACGGCGTCACCCTGCACGGCGGCCCGGACGGCTTCGCCAACCGGATGTGGGCGACCGCACCCGCGGCGGACGGCGACCGCGCGGGCGTCCGGCTGCGGCTGCACAGCGCCGACGGCGACCAGGGCTTCCCCGGCGCGCTGGACGTCGAGGTGGACTACCTGCTGGCCCCGAGCGGCGAGTTGAGCATCGAGTACCGCGCCGTCACCACCCGCCCGACGGTGGTCAACCTGACCAACCACGCCTACTTCAACCTGGCCGGCGAGGGCAGCGGCGACGTCCTGGGCCACCTGCTCACGCTGGACGCCGACGCCTACACCCCGGTCGACGAGCGGCAGATCCCCTACGGCCCGTACGAGCCGGTGGCCGGCACCCCGTTCGACTTCACCACCGCCACGCCGATCGGCAAGGGCATCAGCGACGGCCACCCGCAGCTGGCCGGCCCCGGCGGCTACGACCACAACTGGGTGCTGCGCCCCCGCTCGGCCGACGGCCGCCCGACCCGCGCGGCGCTGCTGGAGGATCCGGTCTCCGGGCGCGTGCTCGAGGTGCTGACCACCGAGCCCGGACTGCAGGTCTACACCGCCAACACCTTCCAGGGCGCGGTGACCGGCGACAGCGGTGTGCCGTACGGGCCGTTCGCGGGAGTGGCACTGGAGACCCAGCACCACCCCGACTCTCCGCACAATCCGGCCTATCCCTCCACACTGCTGCGACCTGCGGAGGAGTTCAGGTCGGTCACCGTGCTGCGCTTCAGCCGCCGTTTCCCCACCGGCAACGCGGTATGA
- a CDS encoding AAA family ATPase, translated as MTEQGHERVVRDEQPEGAESALPRLYERDHAIRAAKLAIDTLCLDFAAGGIQIGTLLLYSAQAGLGKTAMLQQVRRLALLRGDCTVMNARGGERRSKEPFSVVRQLLQPALLRLSSEQQREVFGIWYETAGPAVGLVKGTGELDPQSVLAGLDYVVTQLAQLKAPLVMIVDDLQWADEESRGWLEGFALRAPELPVLLAIAWRSDELPEQAHEFRALVAANSHRHVEFQGLQPQAIEKLVRAAYPDTAEDYFCRQVWAVTAGSPYLTQALLAKVRERGIEPVEESVALLHDLAAEAKGMTRELWLAKLGVSTLTFAHAASILGTQILPGVAARIAGQSPTIAAEAISELRKQQVLSGPAEGPLEFVHPLVATSIYKSIRSGTRRAMHGKAAVEVENAGRPLTEASRHLLETHPEGDPEVVVKLRRAAKEHLAVGAPVAAKRCLERALEEPPEDEDKAEVIYELGCSALLTDPATTVRQLRRALETDGLSDDLRVDATFRLSEVLAHSGQLVEAADLTLTEAQRTAPGPGRIRLEVAHFIWAAFQREEQDGPGRSRRLAQLQESLPGDDIYARAARALRAWDLTLQGAPAAEVLALVDSALEDGKLPPGLDWTSSTWGLELPAIIGLTYVYTDHLDRAEKLFEDAIPAFEVAGWGGGHLGFAHFLMGLARFRRGALAEAEEFLRSALRIARRLGPGLPLQWDAVGVLVDTLLARGKVEDACKVAQDYAFAPPYHPTAMVLPDAPTLYGKLLLAQEDREGAADVLRGVGAQLADRGWHNTIWAPWVGHLAIAVHPQDPVEARELAEQNLALAERFGVASAVGTALRTAAAVAEGQRAVELLEESVQQLGRSPVGYEHAYALVDLGAALRRAGRLADATEQLHQGMELAVECNADGLVKRARDELKASGLRPNRLRTTSKDALSHGEWEVAEMSVSGLTALEISEGLCVPLSLVHRRLAAVHRKTGTNREGLAAALGLQRNRPEGAEG; from the coding sequence GTGACCGAACAGGGGCACGAGCGGGTGGTACGCGACGAGCAGCCGGAGGGCGCCGAGTCGGCCCTACCGCGGTTGTACGAGCGTGACCACGCCATCCGGGCGGCGAAGCTCGCCATCGACACACTGTGCCTGGACTTCGCGGCCGGCGGCATCCAAATCGGCACACTGCTGCTCTACAGCGCCCAGGCCGGCCTGGGGAAGACCGCGATGCTCCAGCAGGTGCGCAGGCTGGCCCTGCTGCGCGGCGACTGCACGGTGATGAACGCCCGCGGTGGCGAGCGGCGCAGCAAGGAGCCGTTCTCCGTGGTGCGCCAACTGCTCCAACCCGCACTGCTGCGGCTGTCGTCCGAGCAGCAGCGCGAGGTGTTCGGCATCTGGTACGAGACGGCCGGCCCGGCCGTCGGCCTGGTCAAGGGAACCGGCGAGCTGGACCCGCAGAGCGTGCTGGCCGGCCTGGACTACGTGGTGACCCAACTCGCCCAGCTCAAGGCGCCGCTGGTCATGATCGTGGACGACCTGCAGTGGGCCGACGAGGAGTCGCGGGGCTGGCTGGAGGGCTTCGCCCTGCGCGCGCCGGAGCTGCCCGTGCTGCTGGCGATCGCCTGGCGCTCGGACGAACTGCCCGAGCAGGCGCATGAGTTCCGCGCGCTGGTGGCCGCCAACTCGCACCGCCACGTGGAGTTCCAGGGCCTCCAGCCGCAGGCCATCGAGAAGTTGGTCCGGGCGGCCTACCCGGACACCGCGGAGGACTACTTCTGCCGGCAGGTCTGGGCCGTCACCGCGGGCAGCCCCTACCTCACCCAAGCGCTGCTGGCCAAGGTCCGCGAGCGCGGCATCGAGCCGGTCGAGGAGTCCGTCGCGCTGCTGCACGACCTGGCCGCCGAGGCCAAGGGCATGACCCGCGAACTCTGGCTCGCCAAACTCGGCGTGAGCACCCTGACCTTCGCGCACGCGGCCTCGATCCTCGGCACCCAGATCCTGCCGGGCGTGGCGGCCCGGATCGCGGGCCAGTCCCCGACGATCGCCGCCGAGGCGATCTCCGAGCTGCGCAAGCAGCAGGTGCTGAGCGGCCCCGCCGAGGGACCGCTGGAGTTCGTCCACCCGCTGGTCGCCACCTCGATCTACAAGTCGATCCGGTCGGGGACGCGCAGGGCGATGCACGGCAAGGCGGCGGTCGAGGTGGAGAACGCCGGCCGGCCGCTGACCGAAGCCTCCCGCCACCTGCTGGAGACCCATCCGGAGGGCGACCCGGAGGTCGTCGTCAAGCTGCGCCGGGCGGCCAAGGAGCACCTCGCCGTCGGCGCCCCGGTCGCCGCCAAGCGCTGCCTGGAACGCGCCCTGGAGGAGCCGCCGGAGGACGAGGACAAGGCCGAGGTCATCTACGAGCTGGGCTGCTCGGCGCTGTTGACCGACCCGGCCACCACCGTGCGCCAACTGCGCCGCGCGCTGGAGACCGACGGGCTCTCGGACGACCTGCGGGTGGACGCCACCTTCCGGCTCTCCGAGGTGCTCGCGCACAGCGGGCAGTTGGTGGAGGCGGCCGACCTCACGCTCACCGAGGCGCAGCGGACGGCGCCGGGCCCCGGCCGGATCCGCCTTGAGGTGGCGCACTTCATCTGGGCGGCCTTCCAGCGCGAGGAGCAGGACGGCCCGGGCCGTTCACGCCGACTGGCCCAGCTGCAGGAGAGCCTGCCGGGCGACGACATCTACGCACGGGCCGCCCGCGCGCTGCGCGCCTGGGACCTGACGCTGCAGGGCGCACCCGCCGCCGAGGTGCTGGCGCTGGTCGACTCCGCTCTGGAGGACGGCAAACTGCCGCCCGGTCTGGACTGGACGAGCAGCACCTGGGGTCTGGAACTGCCCGCGATCATCGGTCTCACCTACGTCTACACCGACCACCTGGACCGCGCCGAGAAGCTCTTCGAGGACGCCATCCCGGCCTTCGAGGTGGCCGGTTGGGGCGGCGGCCACCTCGGCTTCGCGCACTTCCTGATGGGCCTGGCGCGGTTCCGCCGCGGCGCGCTCGCCGAGGCGGAGGAGTTCCTGCGCAGCGCTCTGCGGATCGCCCGCCGGCTGGGGCCCGGCCTGCCGCTGCAGTGGGACGCCGTCGGGGTGCTGGTCGACACGCTGCTCGCCCGCGGCAAGGTCGAGGACGCCTGCAAGGTGGCCCAGGACTACGCCTTCGCGCCGCCGTACCACCCGACCGCGATGGTGCTGCCGGACGCCCCGACGCTCTACGGCAAGCTGCTGCTGGCCCAGGAGGATCGCGAGGGCGCGGCCGACGTCTTGCGCGGGGTGGGCGCGCAACTGGCCGACCGCGGCTGGCACAACACCATCTGGGCGCCCTGGGTCGGCCATCTGGCGATCGCCGTGCATCCGCAGGACCCGGTCGAGGCACGCGAGTTGGCCGAGCAGAACCTGGCGCTGGCGGAGCGCTTCGGGGTCGCCTCGGCGGTCGGCACCGCGCTGCGCACGGCGGCCGCGGTGGCCGAGGGTCAGCGCGCGGTGGAGCTGCTCGAGGAGTCCGTCCAGCAGCTCGGCCGCTCCCCGGTCGGCTATGAACACGCCTACGCGCTGGTCGACTTGGGCGCCGCACTGCGCCGGGCCGGCCGACTGGCGGACGCCACCGAGCAGTTGCACCAGGGGATGGAGCTGGCGGTGGAGTGCAACGCCGACGGCCTGGTGAAGCGGGCCCGCGACGAGCTCAAGGCCTCGGGTCTGCGCCCCAACCGCCTGCGCACCACCAGCAAGGACGCGCTCAGCCACGGCGAGTGGGAGGTCGCCGAGATGTCCGTCAGCGGGCTGACCGCACTGGAGATCTCCGAGGGCCTCTGCGTCCCGCTGAGCCTGGTCCACCGCCGACTGGCGGCGGTCCACCGCAAGACCGGCACCAACCGCGAGGGACTGGCCGCCGCACTGGGTCTGCAGAGGAACCGCCCGGAGGGCGCCGAAGGCTAG
- a CDS encoding aldehyde dehydrogenase family protein, whose amino-acid sequence MTIFQPPTTYKSRYENWIGGAWVPPVRGQYFENPTPVTGQVFCEVARGTAEDIELALDAAHAAAPEWGQTAPAARALVLSRIADRIEANLELLAVAESWENGKPVRETLAADLPLAIDHLRYYAGAIRAQEGGLSQIDEDTVAYHFHEPLGVVGQIIPWNFPLLMAIWKLSPALAAGNAVVLKPAEQTPASIMVLMELIADLLPPGVVNVVNGFGVEAGKPLASSSRIRKISFTGETTTGRLIMQYASGNLIPVTLELGGKSPNLFFADVAAERDDFYDKALEGFAMFALNQGEVCTCPSRALIQAPIYDRLLADGLDRVRAMRQGNPLDTDTMVGAQASNDQLEKILSYIEIGQAEGAKVLAGGERVDLGGDLSGGYYVAPTVFEGDNSMRIFQEEIFGPVLAVTRFEDFADGIAIANDTLYGLGAGVWSRDGSNAYRAGRAIQAGRVWTNCYHAYPAHAAFGGYKNSGFGRETHQMALQHYQQTKNLLVSYSTKAQGFF is encoded by the coding sequence TTGACGATCTTTCAGCCCCCCACGACCTACAAGTCCCGCTACGAGAACTGGATCGGCGGGGCCTGGGTCCCCCCGGTCCGCGGCCAGTACTTCGAGAACCCCACCCCGGTCACCGGCCAGGTGTTCTGCGAGGTGGCTCGCGGAACCGCCGAGGACATCGAGCTGGCCCTGGACGCCGCGCACGCGGCCGCGCCCGAGTGGGGGCAGACCGCCCCGGCCGCACGCGCCCTGGTGCTGAGCCGGATAGCCGACCGGATCGAGGCCAACCTCGAACTGCTCGCCGTCGCGGAGAGCTGGGAGAACGGCAAGCCGGTGCGCGAGACGCTGGCCGCCGACCTCCCGCTCGCCATCGACCACCTGCGCTACTACGCGGGTGCGATCCGGGCCCAGGAGGGCGGCCTCTCGCAGATCGACGAGGACACCGTCGCCTACCACTTCCACGAGCCGCTGGGCGTGGTCGGCCAGATCATCCCGTGGAACTTCCCGCTGCTGATGGCGATCTGGAAGCTCTCGCCGGCCCTGGCGGCCGGCAACGCCGTGGTGCTCAAGCCCGCCGAGCAGACCCCGGCCTCGATCATGGTCCTGATGGAGCTGATCGCCGACCTGCTGCCGCCGGGCGTCGTCAACGTGGTCAACGGCTTCGGCGTCGAGGCCGGCAAGCCGCTGGCCTCCAGCAGCCGGATCCGCAAGATCTCCTTCACCGGCGAGACCACCACCGGCCGGCTGATCATGCAGTACGCCAGCGGCAACCTGATCCCGGTCACCCTGGAGCTGGGCGGCAAGAGCCCCAACCTCTTCTTCGCGGACGTCGCCGCCGAGCGGGACGACTTCTACGACAAGGCGCTGGAGGGCTTCGCGATGTTCGCCCTCAACCAGGGCGAGGTCTGCACCTGTCCCAGCCGGGCGCTGATCCAGGCCCCGATCTACGACCGCCTGCTCGCCGACGGCCTGGACCGGGTCCGGGCGATGCGCCAGGGCAACCCGCTGGACACCGACACCATGGTCGGCGCCCAGGCCAGCAACGACCAGCTGGAGAAGATCCTCTCCTACATCGAGATCGGCCAGGCCGAGGGCGCCAAGGTGCTGGCCGGCGGCGAGCGGGTCGACCTCGGCGGCGACCTCTCGGGCGGCTACTACGTCGCGCCCACCGTCTTCGAGGGCGACAACAGCATGCGGATCTTCCAGGAGGAGATCTTCGGGCCGGTGCTCGCGGTGACCCGCTTCGAGGACTTCGCGGACGGCATCGCGATCGCCAACGACACGCTCTACGGGCTGGGCGCCGGGGTCTGGAGCCGGGACGGCTCCAACGCCTACCGGGCCGGCCGGGCCATCCAGGCCGGCCGGGTGTGGACCAACTGCTACCACGCCTACCCTGCGCATGCAGCCTTTGGCGGCTACAAGAACTCCGGCTTCGGCCGGGAGACCCACCAGATGGCCCTGCAGCACTACCAGCAGACCAAGAACCTGCTGGTCAGCTACTCGACCAAGGCGCAGGGCTTCTTCTGA